The Armatimonadota bacterium genome contains the following window.
GGCGGCACCGGGGAATGTCCTCCTGCGGTGGAAGGGCGGCAGCGGCGATGTGGCCGGGGCATTCCGTGCGGCGGCGCACGTGGTGCGGGGAGCATTTCGCCTTCCCAGGCTGGCCGCCGCGCCCATTGAGCCGCGGGGCGCGGTAGCCGCCTACGACCCCCGGCGCGACCTGCTGACCGTCTGGGGGTCCTCGCAGGATCCCTACCGGCCGCGCTCCCAGCTCAGCCACGTCCTCGGCCGTCCGGAGGAACGCATCCGCTACATCGTTCCCGACGTCGGGGGGGCTTTCGGCAGCAAGGGCGCCCTCGCCCCGGAGGCGGCGCTGGCGGCGTTCTTGGCGATCCGGTGGGGAAGGCCCGTCAAGTGGGTGGAAGGTCGGCGGGAGGACTTCGCCGCAGCGTACCAGGGGCGGGGGATGGAGGCCGAGGCCGAGCTGGCTGCGGGTGCGGCGGGGCACTTCCTGGGGTTGCGTGCGCGGCTGGTGGCTGACCTGGGCGCCTACCTGCATCCGCTGACGCCGCTGCCGCCGGTGACGGCGTGCATGCTGCTTTCGGGAGTATACGCCATCCCCAACGTTGAGGTGGAGCTGGTGGGGGTGGCCACGACGAAGGTGCCCACCGGGCCCTATCGGGGTGCGGGCCGGCCGGAGGCAGCGTTCATCATCGAACGGATGGTGGATCTGGCTGCGCAGCAGCTCTGCATGGATCCGGTGGAGCTGCGGCGGCGCAACCTTATCCCACCGCATCGCTTCCCCTATCCGAACGGGCTCGGCTACACCTACGACTCCGGCGACTACCGGGGGGCGCTGGATCGGGTCTGCGTTCTGGCCGGCTATGCCCACCGCCGTGAGGAGCAGCGCCGCGCCAGGGAGGAGGGGCGCCTCCTAGGGATTGGCGTGGCCATGTACGTAGAGCGTGCCGGTGACGCCCTGGCCGAGCACGCCCGCATCGCTGTGAGGCCCGACGGGCACGTCGTGGTCCACCCGGGGTCCACCGCCCACGGGCAGGGGCACCAGACTGCCTTCGCCCAGATCGTCGCCGATCTGCTAGGCGTCGACCCGAGTGCGGTCGCGGTGCGGCAGGGCGACTCCGCCCACCTGCCCCACGGCGGCGGGACCTTCGCCAGCCGCTCGGTGACGGTGGGGGGATCGGCCGTCTTCGTGGCCGTCCAGCGCCTCCGGGAGCGGGCCGCCCGCATCGCCGCCCACCTGCTGGAGGCGGCGCCACAGGACATCGTCTGGGCCGACGGGGCCTTCTCCGTCCGCGGCTCTCCCGGTCGCGCCGTGACCTTTGCCGAGGTCGCCGCCGCGGCGTACCGTCCGGATCGGTTACCGGCTGGGCTAGATCCCGGGCTTGAGGCTTCCGGCGAGTTCACCCTGCCAGGCCCTGTGTTCCCCTACGGCGCCTGCGTCGCCGTGGTGGAAGTCGATACCCAGACCGGCCTGGTGCAGGTGCGGCAGATTGTGGCGGTGGACGATCCCGGCCGGGTGATCAATCCGCTGCTGGCGGAAGGGCAGATCACCGGGGCCGCGGTACAGGGACTGGGGCAGGCGCTGCGGGAGCAGGTGGTATACGATGAGAGCGGACAGCTCCTTTCGGCCACGTTCCTGGACTATGGGCTCCTGCGGGCTCCGGACGTCCCACCCATCGCCGGCGAGTTTCAGGAAACCCCCTCTCCCTTTAACCCCCTGGGCGCTAAGGGGATCGGCGAAGCGGGGGCGATCGGCACCCCCGCCGCCGTGGCCAACGCAGTGATGGACGCCC
Protein-coding sequences here:
- a CDS encoding xanthine dehydrogenase family protein molybdopterin-binding subunit: MTSRGPSAGESWIGLPLRRREDRRFLQGLARYVDDLALPGMLYMTLLRSPVAHASLQGVEAAAARRLPGVLAVVTAADLEGQVHPLPVITPAGASAAPVSHPLLARQRVRYVGEPIAAVLAESREAAADAVDALVVEYDPLPPLPDPHSALEGGVLLHEAAPGNVLLRWKGGSGDVAGAFRAAAHVVRGAFRLPRLAAAPIEPRGAVAAYDPRRDLLTVWGSSQDPYRPRSQLSHVLGRPEERIRYIVPDVGGAFGSKGALAPEAALAAFLAIRWGRPVKWVEGRREDFAAAYQGRGMEAEAELAAGAAGHFLGLRARLVADLGAYLHPLTPLPPVTACMLLSGVYAIPNVEVELVGVATTKVPTGPYRGAGRPEAAFIIERMVDLAAQQLCMDPVELRRRNLIPPHRFPYPNGLGYTYDSGDYRGALDRVCVLAGYAHRREEQRRAREEGRLLGIGVAMYVERAGDALAEHARIAVRPDGHVVVHPGSTAHGQGHQTAFAQIVADLLGVDPSAVAVRQGDSAHLPHGGGTFASRSVTVGGSAVFVAVQRLRERAARIAAHLLEAAPQDIVWADGAFSVRGSPGRAVTFAEVAAAAYRPDRLPAGLDPGLEASGEFTLPGPVFPYGACVAVVEVDTQTGLVQVRQIVAVDDPGRVINPLLAEGQITGAAVQGLGQALREQVVYDESGQLLSATFLDYGLLRAPDVPPIAGEFQETPSPFNPLGAKGIGEAGAIGTPAAVANAVMDALQPLGVRHLDLPLTPEKVWRAIRDAQTPGSDAPVSSASPSGI